In one Vulgatibacter incomptus genomic region, the following are encoded:
- a CDS encoding sulfite exporter TauE/SafE family protein, producing the protein MSIELPILLLALALSFLVGGSLGLLGGGGSILTMPILLYVLGMEAHQAIGMSLIVVGATSAAALVAHARGGRVRWRTGLLFGATSMASAFLAGRASQHVSGKALILAFGAMMLITGLAMMRKRREAAPGATGEGRWSRLILQGLGVGSITGFVGAGGGFVVVPALALLGGLSMREAIGTSLLVIAMNSAAGLAGHLGNLHVPYGLAAGVTTMAIVGSVVGGSLAGRVRQDVLRRAFAWFVIVMAVFLLSQEVPRAAGLQVALVDDWPWILGGVSVPLLLGSIDLVRSRGGRQPMNRIETTAATKETTNRAEEGSISTS; encoded by the coding sequence ATGTCCATCGAGCTCCCGATTCTCCTCCTCGCGCTAGCGCTCTCTTTCCTCGTCGGCGGCTCCCTCGGCTTGCTCGGGGGCGGCGGATCCATCCTGACGATGCCGATCCTCCTCTACGTCCTCGGGATGGAAGCGCACCAGGCCATCGGCATGTCGCTGATCGTCGTCGGCGCGACCAGCGCGGCGGCCCTCGTCGCCCACGCCCGCGGAGGTCGCGTCCGATGGCGCACAGGCCTCCTCTTCGGCGCGACGAGCATGGCGAGCGCCTTCCTCGCCGGACGAGCCTCGCAACACGTCTCCGGCAAGGCGCTGATCCTCGCTTTCGGGGCGATGATGCTGATCACGGGCCTGGCGATGATGCGGAAGCGGCGCGAGGCGGCGCCAGGCGCGACCGGAGAAGGGCGCTGGTCCCGGCTGATCCTCCAGGGTCTCGGCGTCGGCTCGATCACCGGCTTCGTCGGCGCGGGCGGCGGGTTCGTGGTGGTGCCGGCCCTGGCTCTCCTCGGAGGGCTTTCCATGCGGGAGGCGATCGGGACCTCGCTCCTCGTGATCGCCATGAACTCCGCGGCCGGCCTCGCCGGCCACCTCGGGAACCTCCACGTTCCCTACGGCCTCGCCGCAGGAGTGACGACGATGGCCATCGTGGGGAGCGTCGTCGGTGGATCGCTGGCGGGCCGCGTGCGCCAGGACGTCCTCCGGCGCGCGTTCGCGTGGTTCGTGATCGTGATGGCGGTCTTCCTCCTCTCGCAGGAGGTGCCGCGCGCCGCCGGGCTGCAGGTGGCGCTCGTCGATGACTGGCCGTGGATCCTCGGAGGAGTTTCCGTCCCCCTCCTGCTCGGGTCCATCGACCTGGTCCGCTCTCGCGGCGGAAGGCAGCCCATGAACCGGATTGAAACGACCGCCGCAACAAAAGAAACGACAAACAGAGCGGAAGAAGGCAGCATTTCCACGAGTTGA
- a CDS encoding MBL fold metallo-hydrolase, which translates to MLFRQLFDPESSTYTYLLADEATGEAVIIDPVLEQAERDLALIEALGLKLVYVIDTHVHADHITASDLLRKRTGCTTILSEKAGVECADRPVKDGDRIRFGSQELEVLETPGHTSGCLSFVTGDRAMAFTGDALLIGGTGRTDFQQGDAHQLYRSITEKLFRLPESTVVYPGHDYKGRTASTIGDEKRLNPRLGQGKTEEDFVEIMANLGLPYPKKIDAALPANLRCGSAQAPSMEHVDS; encoded by the coding sequence ATGTTGTTCCGACAGTTGTTCGACCCCGAGAGCTCCACCTACACCTACCTCCTCGCGGACGAAGCGACCGGCGAGGCCGTGATCATCGACCCGGTGCTCGAGCAGGCCGAGCGCGACCTCGCGCTGATCGAGGCGCTCGGCCTGAAGCTAGTCTATGTCATCGACACCCACGTCCACGCCGACCACATCACGGCGTCGGACCTCCTCCGCAAGCGCACCGGCTGCACGACCATCCTCTCCGAGAAGGCTGGCGTGGAATGCGCCGATCGCCCGGTCAAGGACGGCGATCGGATCCGCTTCGGCTCCCAGGAGCTGGAGGTCCTGGAGACGCCCGGGCACACCTCCGGCTGCCTGAGCTTCGTCACGGGTGATCGCGCGATGGCCTTCACCGGAGACGCGCTGCTGATCGGCGGCACGGGCCGCACCGACTTTCAGCAGGGCGACGCCCACCAGCTCTACCGCTCGATCACGGAGAAGCTCTTCCGTCTCCCCGAGTCGACCGTCGTCTATCCGGGCCACGACTACAAAGGGAGGACCGCCAGCACCATCGGCGACGAGAAGCGCCTGAATCCCAGGCTGGGACAAGGCAAGACCGAGGAGGACTTCGTCGAGATCATGGCCAACCTCGGCCTCCCCTACCCGAAGAAGATCGACGCGGCGCTCCCTGCCAACCTCCGCTGCGGATCCGCTCAGGCCCCGTCGATGGAGCATGTCGATTCCTGA
- a CDS encoding sigma-54 interaction domain-containing protein has protein sequence MNDEPLMLAALEDLAGPALILDEKLRVVRATESAEDLVGTSLPSGVNAAKLLCGGATNRPIAEALAKGVPVTGTVERPYRGGRARSIVIRATPVMRDGRRLGWVLALEAQGGAVGEPDGPVLFHGLWTRDPAMKQAFHVIERAAGRDVTVLVRGETGTGKELVARALHELSPRRDGRFAAINCAALPATLLESELFGHVRGAFTGAVRDSPGFFRSAHGGTVFLDEVAEMPLELQAKLLRVLETRTVIPVGGREPLPVDVRIVSATHQSLRMAVEQGRFRSDLMFRLRVIPIFLPPLRQRVEDVGLIAQKIVEDLNAQGGRRVSRIAPGAMTALERHPWPGNVRELRNALEYAFVIGEGPILQPGDLPVEILEPGASLGLAGGARANVPPPPTAEEPPEIARIRRALERAGGHRERAAQILGISRVTLWRRMRELGIEST, from the coding sequence ATGAACGACGAGCCGCTCATGTTGGCCGCCCTCGAGGATCTCGCAGGGCCCGCCCTGATTCTCGACGAGAAGCTCCGGGTGGTGCGCGCCACCGAGTCCGCCGAAGACCTCGTAGGGACCTCGCTTCCCAGCGGCGTGAACGCGGCCAAACTCCTCTGTGGAGGAGCGACGAACCGGCCCATCGCCGAGGCGTTGGCAAAGGGAGTTCCGGTCACGGGCACGGTCGAGCGCCCCTACCGTGGCGGGCGCGCCCGATCGATCGTGATCCGCGCTACGCCAGTCATGCGCGACGGGAGGCGGCTCGGCTGGGTGCTCGCGCTCGAGGCGCAGGGCGGCGCCGTCGGGGAGCCGGATGGCCCCGTCTTGTTTCACGGTCTCTGGACCCGCGACCCGGCCATGAAGCAGGCGTTTCACGTGATCGAGCGGGCCGCGGGCCGGGACGTCACCGTGCTGGTCCGCGGCGAGACCGGGACGGGAAAGGAGCTGGTGGCCCGGGCGCTCCACGAGCTCTCGCCCCGCCGCGACGGCCGGTTCGCCGCGATCAACTGCGCGGCGCTCCCCGCCACCCTCCTCGAGAGCGAGCTCTTCGGACATGTGAGAGGTGCCTTCACTGGCGCGGTCCGTGATTCTCCCGGCTTCTTCCGCAGCGCCCACGGCGGGACCGTGTTCCTGGACGAGGTGGCGGAGATGCCGCTGGAGCTCCAGGCGAAGCTCCTCCGCGTGCTCGAGACACGGACCGTGATCCCGGTGGGCGGGCGGGAGCCGCTCCCGGTGGACGTGCGGATCGTCTCCGCCACGCACCAGTCGCTCCGCATGGCGGTGGAGCAGGGGCGCTTCCGCTCCGACCTGATGTTCCGGCTCCGGGTGATCCCCATCTTCCTGCCGCCGCTGCGCCAGCGCGTGGAGGACGTAGGGCTGATCGCCCAGAAGATCGTCGAGGACCTGAACGCCCAGGGCGGGCGGCGGGTCTCCCGCATCGCGCCTGGCGCGATGACCGCGTTGGAGCGCCACCCCTGGCCGGGGAACGTACGGGAGCTGCGCAACGCGCTGGAGTACGCGTTCGTCATCGGCGAAGGGCCGATCCTCCAGCCGGGCGATCTGCCGGTGGAGATCCTCGAGCCCGGCGCGAGCCTCGGATTGGCCGGGGGCGCGCGAGCGAACGTTCCCCCGCCTCCGACCGCCGAGGAGCCACCGGAGATTGCGCGCATCCGCCGCGCCCTGGAGCGCGCCGGCGGCCACCGCGAGCGCGCCGCTCAAATCCTCGGGATCAGCCGGGTCACCCTCTGGCGGCGGATGCGCGAGCTGGGCATCGAATCCACCTGA
- a CDS encoding NAD(P)-dependent oxidoreductase, whose protein sequence is MTSRIGFVGLGHMGSPIAENLIRSGHSLRIFNRTSEKVAPFVEMGAEQAATPADAASPGGIVFSMIANDRVMEIVTLEEHGILERLGKGGVHVSMSTLSPALARKLEKAHRERGAEYVAAPVFGRPEAAAARKLWICVAGAAGARARVRPLMEELGQGVFEVGDEPAEANVVKLANNFLIAAAMEAMAEAFTLGEKNGVPREKLAEIVGKTLFACPIYQGYGKAIAEERFEPAGFGLMLGLKDVKLALDTAEESQVPMPLAQLVHGRLLSAMARGRGKLDWAALALGAKEDAGLGEQ, encoded by the coding sequence ATGACCTCTCGAATCGGCTTCGTTGGGCTGGGGCACATGGGCAGCCCCATCGCGGAGAACCTCATCCGGTCGGGCCACTCGCTCCGGATCTTCAACCGCACGAGCGAGAAGGTCGCGCCTTTCGTCGAGATGGGCGCCGAGCAGGCGGCGACGCCAGCTGATGCCGCTTCGCCGGGGGGCATCGTCTTCTCGATGATCGCGAACGATCGAGTGATGGAGATCGTCACGCTCGAGGAGCACGGGATCCTCGAGCGCCTGGGGAAGGGTGGCGTCCACGTCTCGATGAGCACGCTGTCGCCGGCGCTCGCCCGCAAGCTGGAGAAGGCGCATCGCGAGCGGGGGGCGGAATACGTGGCGGCGCCGGTCTTCGGCAGGCCCGAGGCCGCGGCGGCTCGGAAGCTCTGGATCTGTGTGGCGGGTGCGGCCGGGGCTCGGGCCCGAGTTCGACCGCTGATGGAGGAGCTGGGGCAGGGGGTCTTCGAGGTGGGCGACGAGCCCGCGGAGGCGAACGTCGTGAAGCTCGCGAACAACTTCCTCATCGCCGCGGCGATGGAAGCGATGGCAGAGGCGTTCACGCTGGGCGAGAAGAACGGCGTCCCCAGGGAAAAGCTGGCGGAGATCGTGGGGAAGACGCTCTTCGCTTGCCCGATCTACCAGGGCTACGGGAAGGCGATCGCGGAGGAGCGCTTCGAGCCGGCGGGCTTCGGGCTGATGCTGGGGCTGAAGGACGTGAAGCTGGCGCTGGATACCGCGGAGGAGAGCCAGGTGCCGATGCCGCTGGCCCAGCTCGTCCATGGTCGATTGCTCTCGGCGATGGCGCGGGGTCGCGGGAAGCTCGATTGGGCGGCGCTTGCGCTCGGTGCCAAGGAGGACGCGGGCCTCGGCGAGCAGTGA